One window of the Pyxicephalus adspersus chromosome 5, UCB_Pads_2.0, whole genome shotgun sequence genome contains the following:
- the NRSN1 gene encoding neurensin-1 has protein sequence MSSCADVCGSKQSQSTPEGGYHRYGVRSYLHQFYEDCTASIWEYDEDFQIQRSPSRWNSIFWKVGLISGIVLMLTGITVLAVGFLVPPKIEAFGEDDFVVVDSHAVQFNGALDICKLSGAIMFCIGGTTLAACLLMSAFAKSYSKEEKYLQQKFKERIADLKAHVHPVTKAPAPGDSKIPVTLSKVQNVQPSSET, from the exons ATGAGTTCGTGTGCTGATGTCTGTGGATCCAAGCAGTCACAAAGCACTCCTGAAGGAGGATACCATCGCTACGGAGTTCGGTCCTACCTGCACCAATTTTATGAGGACTGTACAGCTTCAATATGGGAATATGATGAAGATTTTCAGATACAGAGATCGCCCAGTAGGTGGAACTCTATTTTCTGGAAG GTCGGACTCATATCGGGCATTGTCCTCATGCTGACAGGTATAACAGTACTTGCTGTTGGGTTTCTGGTGCCACCTAAAATCGAAGCCTTTGGAGAAGATGATTTTGTTGTTGTGGACAGTCATGCTGTCCAGTTCAATGGAGCACTTGATATTTGTAAATTGTCAGGTGCCATTATGTTTTGCATTGGAGGAACAACACTGGCAGCATGTCTTCTAATGTCTGCCTTTGCTAAGAGTTACTCCAAAGAAGAGAAGTACCTGCAACAAAAGTTTAAAGAGAGAATAGCAGACCTTAAGGCTCATGTGCACCCAGTAACAAAAGCCCCAGCTCCGGGAGACTCGAAGATACCTGTCACTCTGTCCAAAGTCCAAAATGTCCAACCTTCATCTGAAACTTGA